A genomic window from Actinomycetaceae bacterium MB13-C1-2 includes:
- a CDS encoding pseudouridine synthase, translated as MKNDPHVESGERLQKVLAQAGVASRRASEQMILDGRVSVDGTVVRKLGTRVDPAKQAIHVDGSRIVTESAHHVVLAVNKPEGMVSTMSDPEGRPCIADLLEEYPERLYNVGRLDIDTSGLLLLTNDGELAHRLMHPSYEIEKTYVARVHGEVKPWVRKKLMKGVLLEDGPVKADSFTVKDVFGDISAVQIKVHEGRNRMVRRMMEEVGYPVSELVRTGFGPIRLERLQPGTMRRIKGDDLTALYDAVGL; from the coding sequence ATGAAGAATGATCCACATGTTGAAAGTGGAGAGCGTCTACAGAAGGTGCTCGCTCAAGCTGGTGTGGCTTCCCGGCGCGCCTCAGAACAGATGATCCTTGACGGTCGCGTGAGCGTGGACGGCACTGTGGTCCGCAAGCTCGGCACTCGGGTTGACCCGGCAAAACAAGCAATTCATGTCGACGGTAGTCGAATTGTCACGGAGTCCGCGCACCATGTTGTTCTGGCCGTGAACAAGCCCGAGGGCATGGTTTCCACCATGAGCGATCCGGAAGGGCGACCGTGCATCGCTGATCTGCTTGAGGAGTATCCGGAACGCCTTTACAACGTCGGCCGACTCGATATCGATACCTCTGGGCTGCTGCTACTCACGAATGATGGGGAACTGGCCCATCGACTAATGCACCCCTCGTACGAAATCGAAAAGACGTATGTGGCGCGAGTTCACGGCGAGGTCAAACCCTGGGTTCGGAAGAAGCTGATGAAGGGCGTGCTGCTGGAGGATGGCCCTGTAAAGGCAGACTCGTTCACGGTCAAGGACGTGTTCGGAGACATCTCCGCGGTCCAGATCAAAGTCCATGAGGGACGTAACCGTATGGTGCGACGAATGATGGAAGAGGTCGGATACCCGGTTAGTGAGTTGGTCCGGACGGGATTTGGCCCGATCAGGCTTGAGCGACTACAACCGGGGACGATGCGTCGTATCAAGGGCGATGATCTAACGGCTCTGTACGATGCCGTTGGCCTCTAA
- a CDS encoding SMC-Scp complex subunit ScpB: protein MTNQPDNDAPADLFEEARSEMEEAFRLDDGDLLPAIEAILMVTAEPVSTSALSLATGMKPDQVEEALRSLQRDYDGEDSGRQRGFELRFLDDGWRIFSRSKWAPWVGSFVAGAETAQLTQAALETLAIVAYRQPVTRGQIARVRGVNVDGVLRTLLARDLVEEVGTTATGAHLFGTTTHFLERMGLSDVSELVPLAPFMPGPESVHDIDTETEA from the coding sequence ATGACGAATCAGCCTGATAATGATGCCCCTGCCGATCTGTTCGAGGAAGCTCGCAGCGAGATGGAAGAAGCCTTCAGACTTGATGATGGTGATCTTCTCCCCGCGATCGAGGCCATCCTGATGGTGACGGCAGAACCGGTAAGCACCAGTGCTCTCTCATTGGCAACGGGTATGAAACCGGATCAGGTGGAAGAGGCGCTGAGAAGTCTTCAGCGAGACTATGACGGCGAGGATTCCGGACGCCAGCGCGGCTTTGAACTGCGCTTCCTTGATGACGGCTGGCGCATTTTCTCTCGATCCAAATGGGCTCCCTGGGTTGGCAGTTTTGTCGCGGGTGCCGAGACCGCGCAACTTACTCAGGCGGCACTCGAGACCTTAGCGATAGTTGCGTACCGGCAGCCGGTGACTCGCGGCCAAATCGCACGGGTACGAGGGGTGAACGTTGACGGCGTTCTTCGAACCCTTCTTGCGCGTGACTTGGTTGAAGAGGTTGGAACCACCGCGACAGGCGCTCACCTTTTCGGAACTACGACACATTTCCTTGAGCGGATGGGGCTATCAGATGTCTCGGAGCTGGTGCCGCTTGCGCCCTTTATGCCCGGACCCGAGAGTGTCCATGACATTGATACAGAGACGGAGGCATAG